TCGGACTGGCGAGCATAGGGGTCGGCACCAAGTCCTACGGCGACCGTCTCGTCGCCTTCCGGTTCATCCGGGGCGTTCGCGACGTAGTGCTGATACAGCAGGCCGGCCAGTGCCGTGACGTCTGCCTCCTCTGCAAAGGTGACGTGTATCTCTGCATTTAGCGAGAATGTCTTGCGCCGGTGGGCGCTGACAAAATCGATGTGGTCGATCGCCTTCACTGCGGCGTCGAGTACGACGTCTTCTTCTGGGTCGTACTTGATGTAAAGGTCTTGCCGCGTTCCGACCACGTTGAATCGCAGGTGTCCGGTCTCCGCATGTCTTGTCGCGCGCACCGAGTACTCGCCATTGTTGGAGATTAGGTCCAGTGACGGAGGACCACCACGGCCGCGGCGCTTGAGGGTGATCTTGAGCGTCGGGACCAAGCACGGTTTCGGGTGCAGCTCGTCCTGCAGCGTCTCGGCTAGTAGGTCCAGCGGCGGCAGCGCGTCCACCAATTCAACGGCCCGAGCCACGTCGCTTCGTGTTGCCGCGAAGTCTTCAGGCAACAGCGTCAGGACGAGCATGCAGACGGCAAACGCGTCGCGATGCAGTGGGGATGCGCTCTCCAGTGTCGGCGGCACCGTGCCGACCGTGATCCCTTCGTCGCCATCGGCGCTCAGGTCTGGTATGTCCACTAACACGACCCGAGGCGTTTCGTCCCCCGTGGTCGGCGGTACGACGATGTTGTCTGCTTTCACGTCACCGTGGGACAGCCCCAAGATGTGGAGGCGTCGCACTGCATTGAGCAGGGCATGCGCCACGAGCGCACGTTGCCTTCCCTCTGGGCCGGTCGCCAACCACTCGGTGAGCGTTTGGCCTTCCGTCCATCGCGTGACCAGCACCAGCCCGAACGTGTTCAGGCCAAAGTCCATCACCTCGGGGGTGGCGTCGAAGCCAGATTGTCGCAGCGATCGTGCTTGCTGTAGGAAGGAGAGCAGCCGCAGGTTGCGCGCCAGATACTTCGGGTCATACTTAAGCTGCGGCCAGCACTTCACCAGTACGCGGTCACCGCTCTTCTCAGATTCGTAGACCATCTTGGCGGAGCCAGGCGAAATCACGCGCTTGGGCATGAGGGTCATCGGGCCAGCCTCGGTCTCGTAGCCCTGGAAGTCTTCAGCGCAGACGTCCGGCCCCGCATCGACGGCCAGACAGGCGTTCAACGCATCGAGCGCATCGGAAGCGTTCCGATAGCGCGCTTCTGGGTCAAGTTCCATGGCCTTGGCGTACCAAGGCGTCAGCGCTGGGAAGTTGAGCGTAACGGTGTCGTTGTAGACGGGCACGGCATTAATACGCTCCAGCTCGCGACCTTCTAGCATCTCGTAAATCAGGACGCCCAGCAAGAAGACGTCGCGGGCGAACGGATCGCCCGAGCGAACATGCGCGGCAACGCCTTCATCTTCTGGTAGTTCGATGGACCCGGTCTCCAGTTCGACGCGATGGACACCGACGGTCTGGGTTTGGGGGACGCGCGCGGCAGCAAACGTGGACAGGATCACGCGGGACGGTTCGAGCACCCACAGCGTGCGTTTGGTGATGTCGCGGTGAGCAATCCCCAGCGCGTGCAGCTTCGAGAAGCGAGCTAGGATGCTTTTTGCCAACGAGCGCCGGTCTTGCTCACTCATGGCGCTGTTGCGGGCTAGGTGCTCGGAGAGGCGTTCGATGCCGGTAGGAAGACGGTACGCCTCGACGAAGTTGGTGGTGATGTCGTCCGCCGTCGCTGAGCCAATAGGCTCAAGTAGGTCCTCATGCAATTCAGGCGCTTGGACGCGCAGCGTTTCATTTAGCCGCAGCTCGCGAAGACCGATAGTCTGACGCTCGACGGTTGAGGTGCCGCCAGTGGCGAGCTCTTCGAAGTTCCACTTTCGCAGCAGCGCCTTTGAGCTTCGACTCTCTTGGTGCTCGGCTAGAAACTCCGACCAGATCTTGCGCGGATGGATGTAGTCCGCTTGGTCCTCGATCTGTTCAAAGCCATGCAAAACGGTGCGGCGTTTGAGCACAGCCGGGTTGGACGCGGAAAAAATGGCGTTGTACCGCTGGCGTTGAGGCAGGGGGTCTGCGGACCGATAGCTCCACGTCGGCGGAATGTCAGGGAAGCGTTTCGCGTAGCGTGTTGCGTCGGACGCGGCATACACGAAATCCGGGAGCGTCGCAATGAAGCGGCGCTGTTCGTCCGGAAAGTTGATCAACCGGCACTTGGGATGGCACAGGACTACGAGCGACTCGACGAAGGGCAGCTTGAGGGACGAGTTCTTTTCTTGAACGAACTTCCTTAAAGCGCGAGCCTTGTTGTCCGTAGTATTTACCGGCGACGGCATAGGGTCACCGCGATGAAACCACTGACCTGACGAATACTCAATGTCGCCGGACCAGTTCTTCAGTTCGACCACCAAGATTCGATTGTTCGTCAACAGCAGCAGGTCGATGTCCAGTGGCTGTTTGGAGCCACGGATAACCAGCCGAAATGCTGCATAGGCACCCCAGTCGCGAGGCAATTTTGCTTCGAGCTCGCGCAAGGCGGCATGCTCAACCTCCAGAACACCCCGTGGGCTGAGATAGTTGATTCGCACTGTTGAGACCTCCAGAGTCTGATTTATTGGCAAGCCGTCTACGTTGGACGGATCGCCGAATCTCGAATTGTGGCACCCGACTCACGGGAAAGCATAGGTGGTCACCGGGCAGCCAATCCAGCCAGGTCGCATTCTGTGAATCCGCGCGGGCGGGAGACTGACAGCAGGGCTCGTGAAGAGGCGAGGCCATTGTGGTCACCGTACTGATCTAATGGAGCTACGATGACCGCTTATGGAAGCGTGGGCCCAGCACGCCTGCTCCGCCTGACCGGATTACCACAATCCAGTGACTCGGACGACAGGGCCTACGGAGATCTGTAATGGTTGATCATGACCATGGATTGGTTGTGATGTGAAAACTGAGTCATGAGGGGCAGTGTATGGAATCACCACGCCCGCTCTCTACAGGAATCGGCGATTGCCCGCCCCCGGTCACGAAGCGTTGCAGCCGATCCCAAGCCACCAGATAGCGGTGTCTTGGAATCGCAGCCAGTTGTTCGTCATGCACGACCAACACGCGCTCCACATCAGCCAGTTCGTCTTCGAGAAGCGTCCACACTTCGCCACGCTCGGCACGTGCGATACAGGTGTCTAGTACAGCTTCCGCTCGACGATATAAGTCGAGATCCGAGCCCGAATCTGTCTCATTGCGCATATAGAACGCCAAGTACACAATGCGCAGCAGACAGACGACTTGGTTACAATTCCCATTTCCAGATCGCACCACTGCCAAAGCTAAGTGGTTCTCCAGCGACAACGCTCGCACCTTTTCTGTCGACAGTGGCAACAACATCCCTTTCGTCAACGCTGAGCGGCCGCCTCGCCGCCTCACATCTTTTCCCACCGACGTCTCTTCCTATTACAAGCGTCCGCAAACCATGTAGTCGCTTGTCACTCCGCATCATCCACAGTCCCGGATTTCGCGATCAGATCAAAACGACAGACAATCTCTTTAACACGTCACGGGAGATTGTGCGGATTCTCGAATACCTCCCACTGTGCTCCGTCGTATTTGGCAAGCCTACGAGACGCTAGCACCCATAAAACACCGTCCTTCGCTTCCACGGTTGCAACGCCGTCCAAGGAGAACTTGTCGCTAACCATCAACCTTTGCGGACCATTTTCGTCGAGCTCATAGATCCCGTCGCCGGCACCGATGAAGAGTCGATCGTTGAACAACGCCATCGAATAAAAGTCGGTACTGAGGCTCTTGCGCGCCACAGCACTAAAACCAGCCTGAAAGTTACCTTTTAGCAAGGTCCCTTTGCTTCCGGCGACCCAGACACTGTCAGCCGAGACTGGCAGGACGCAATTGAGGTGAGCCGCTGTTGCTTTTGGCAATTTTATCCAGCTCGTCCCATCGAAAAATGCCATGTATCCATCATTACCGACGACATAGATTGAATTTTCATCAAGGCCGTTAATGTCGATGAGACCGATCGTTTCGTCGGCAGATTTAGTCAGTGCCGCAAGTAGCTCGTTTGGATCTTCAATGCTACCAAGGTCAACTTTTTTCTGGAGGAGCTGAGCATCAACA
This region of Burkholderia contaminans genomic DNA includes:
- a CDS encoding AAA domain-containing protein; protein product: MRINYLSPRGVLEVEHAALRELEAKLPRDWGAYAAFRLVIRGSKQPLDIDLLLLTNNRILVVELKNWSGDIEYSSGQWFHRGDPMPSPVNTTDNKARALRKFVQEKNSSLKLPFVESLVVLCHPKCRLINFPDEQRRFIATLPDFVYAASDATRYAKRFPDIPPTWSYRSADPLPQRQRYNAIFSASNPAVLKRRTVLHGFEQIEDQADYIHPRKIWSEFLAEHQESRSSKALLRKWNFEELATGGTSTVERQTIGLRELRLNETLRVQAPELHEDLLEPIGSATADDITTNFVEAYRLPTGIERLSEHLARNSAMSEQDRRSLAKSILARFSKLHALGIAHRDITKRTLWVLEPSRVILSTFAAARVPQTQTVGVHRVELETGSIELPEDEGVAAHVRSGDPFARDVFLLGVLIYEMLEGRELERINAVPVYNDTVTLNFPALTPWYAKAMELDPEARYRNASDALDALNACLAVDAGPDVCAEDFQGYETEAGPMTLMPKRVISPGSAKMVYESEKSGDRVLVKCWPQLKYDPKYLARNLRLLSFLQQARSLRQSGFDATPEVMDFGLNTFGLVLVTRWTEGQTLTEWLATGPEGRQRALVAHALLNAVRRLHILGLSHGDVKADNIVVPPTTGDETPRVVLVDIPDLSADGDEGITVGTVPPTLESASPLHRDAFAVCMLVLTLLPEDFAATRSDVARAVELVDALPPLDLLAETLQDELHPKPCLVPTLKITLKRRGRGGPPSLDLISNNGEYSVRATRHAETGHLRFNVVGTRQDLYIKYDPEEDVVLDAAVKAIDHIDFVSAHRRKTFSLNAEIHVTFAEEADVTALAGLLYQHYVANAPDEPEGDETVAVGLGADPYARQSESAPLQRVSATALWSALSDTDEMNVTKITVRNGAKQSPPQSDEWIIYFDREGGVLDFSEGEGIELLERGVDAMDGSDRWYTVGWVSPDIGRNVMRVRAKSMRFSPKTGDVLHVRGTFEKVASERRVAAMKRVLAGGGLIPSLVDYFDPNTERMPNHDVAIDLGDLGSYDLNDSQEEALRTALSYGPISLLQGPPGTGKTKFIASFVHLLLSRGLAHNILLVSQSHEAVNNAMDKVAGSLRASSMDVSMVRVGLQSMVSPGLRGVQEDSLRQRYRESFDAEIKDRVRMVGVAMGLPEGYVRAATELHTTLGPLLQSIDRLTRAIDEADGEDASAEEHLRRLSQVFVEVAGRQFGIDASVDGDAASLRDLLDDKLEALAHLHGSPSPAKCARLEQIARLSTEFSQVLRSPRSNYTAFLARSSSVVAGTCVGVGKQALGITEVPYDWVIVDEAARASPMELVVAMQAGKRVLLVGDHLQLPPSYPRAVEDRASALLGMPRKDFRRINNFQRAFSSNYGQSVGRTLRVQYRMAEHISQLVSHCFYADALEVGRAPPGQEYEKLPSFLASQVVWVDTQDQGREAFHRSAGTHEGALVNNQEALAVVEVVRAILTSPGFLEQVQLEDGDDEPIIGIIAMYSDQRDLIRKKLEQAEWASGLRDRFTVGTVDSYQGKENRIIVLSVVRNDTSEHVGFLSDPERINVAMSRSKDRLVIVSSSAMWRSRTATPMKRVLDEVERLAEQQLAKFVPSKELKRSLSNA